TGCATTTTACCgatagaacattttttttttttaatctttaccATGTTTACGAGGAACTCTGTAGGACGCTTCCAGTAGTGCACTTTCAAAGATGCCGGCAGGCTAATTTTCCCCTCTGGGTCATCAAAGTACACCTGGAACagacaaatataaaatgatttGTGCGATTTGTGTTGCGCCGAGGTTCAACTCTCTGCTCTTTTACAGTCGAACTGGGAGCCTTGGCATTCTTCGGGTCTTCTGGCACTTTGCCCGAGTCCCATTTCTCCCTGTAGACGTCGCCGTCGGTCCACTCGGGCCACACGTCGTCCAGGGTCTCGGTGGAAGCGGCGGGTACAGAACATACTCTGAAATTAGGGGAGGGCACACGTCAAACTCTCTTCTTAAGACGTTGGCAGCACTTGTAGTTTCGTCTGAGGTgataccagccaattgcagagcacttGCAGACAAACATAAACACTGATATGGACAATTTAAACCTTCACTGAAcctaatacatatatttttagaaGATTGGAAAAGTAATAGATGCTCAGGAAATACATTCTAACAAAAAACATATGGGTCATAACCCTTTGTTTCCCTCTTGCTTGATTCATAAATGGCATCAATATTCCAATTTCTACATTTCCAAGTCCTCCTAGAGCAAACTTCAAATAGCTATAATAAATATCTGAATCCACACAAGTATACAAACTAAAGGGCTGTGGCACCAGTGTAGAACAATTTTAAGACACATGACAAAGTTTATGAAAAGGCTTTCGAAATGTGTAAGAAGCTGCTAACACGCTGACTTTATGGTTCATGTTAAATAGCAAGTAGGAAGCCAAACTCACTCTGCCTGCACGTCGGATATTTTGCTGGAAGTCGACTCCTTTTTCTTGAACTGGGCTTTTGACATTTGTGCGTCATGGAAAATCTCACCGTGGCAATATTAGATCTTGAAAGTCACCCCTCCGCCCTGCAAAGGTGTGTTTAAACACCGTTAGCCGTCAAATTAAACCGCACCATCTTCCCAATTAGCACATTAATGGCGAATTCTGCGCGGTACGTCCAACAAGCGTTCGAGTAATCATAGAAGTATTAATCTTTTAAGTGGTTACCCGGCGACAGGTGCCTACTTTATCCTTTTTCTGGTGTCGCACTGAAATGTTTAGTGTGTTGCCATGATAACGTAGTTGCAGTCTTGAGTTGTTCCGTCTCTGGTTGCTAAGCGGAAGTCGGTcagctttttctttccttccatcATGACCACGACAAACAAAAACGTCGACGTTGCGTTCGGATTTGTTCACTCATTCCTTACTccttaaaatattatattttgatTTGGTGGATTCCCTCATTAAACTCATTGTTTACGTTAAGTCAGCTGTTTATTACGTCACTAGTGATCAACGTCAACTAGCGGAACTTCCTTCCGAAATATTTAACAAATTTTAAGttacattgttttaaaatgattgattAATCACAAGAAAGGAAAAATATGTTGAATGAGTAATTTCAAACATCTTAAATGAGCTGATGCATTTTTCATCATTGTGTAaggtaaatacaaataataataattctaataTACGCTCAATCAAAAATGGTATTTTATATTCAACCTAACCGAGCAAAGGATGAAATTGCATATGTAAATAGAACTATTAATAACAAACGAGTACCGCCACTGTCAACACTATTACTGTGCGTAAATATCAGCAACGCTGTTGTATTGTTAGACAATTCACACCAAAACCCAACGCACaagataaatacaatttaatctAGACAGCACGAGAACATGCAATCAATGTACAGcagttaaaatatttattctcttcacaatattttcacatttaaaccTAACAaggagagtattttttttttaatctcaggCATTAAATAATGCATGAGTGTGACACATTTTTTAAGACGGACCAAAAATCAGCTACATCCTTAGCTTCGCTCcaaccttaaaataaaaatagagtgCTTAAAGTGTTCAAAATTATGTGTATtacagaaatgtttttacatctgtatttcctcaaatagcaGTCAGGGAGAGACATTTATTTGAGGAAGTACAGCAAAATATGTCAGAACTGCTGCATGTATCACTTTTACagctataaaaacaaaacaataacaatgttaATACGTAACTGTGTGACGCAGGAGTCAAATTGAATATAGAGCAACAAATGAGAGCGCTTTAaaataccttttaaaaaaaaagggtcggGCAGCTTTACAGCAAACAGGGTGGAAAACACTCAAAGGTGTctgatacacacaaacacaaaaaaaaagcactctgcaagttctccaactcaATCGTTGTCatcataaaaatggaaaaataagccCCAGCCCTTGTCGTCAGATAAAGTCCAGGGCCGACGAGCCAGCTTCAAGTATTTAGGGGCTGCGGTTAATTGTTAGTGGCGAGGAAAAGAGTCGAGAAAACAGATACGGAGCGTTTTGAGGGTGATGGACAGAGACTGAAGCTATTTTGGAGGCCATCAAGATAACATTTTGCTCGAGGGAAAGATACTatttaagaatttaaaaaagataaaactgCAGGTCAAACAAGCCTCAGTCCTCCTGGAGCTTTCACGAAACATTTTCCCACTCGGGCTTGCACTTAAAAGGGGCGTGTGCGCGCGAGACTGTTAGTGTGCACGTATTGAGCGTTAGCAGCAGCCCGGCTTGCTCTCCGCCGCCACGGTGTCCTGGTCCAGTTTGATGCGGTCTCCGTTGCTCTCCTCGTGCGGCAAGCCCTTGTCGTTGGCCAAGATGTTCTCCACCAGGAATTTGGCCGCCTTGTCCACATTGACGTTGTCCTGCGGGAGGAGCGCAGGGTAAAAAGAGGCTATTagttgtttattgccactcccagatGAAGTTGAGTGTCACACTAATCCGAAAACAGAAATACAGAAGGAAGCGTGAAGTGCACGTTGTGTATTTCAATCTACAATTTCTTGTAGAaaacttaatgctaacaaaaatgcaaaatgccattgaCATGCTAACTGGTCGCATCATTAGTCGCAGTCTTAaaacaatggatatttgaacacaaagggttcagcaacacatttagacagataatatgacaattttattttattccctctgcaaaaaaatgacaaatttcacTCAAACTTAGTCACTTAGTAGTTTTACAAAAgtctatttttcctcatttgtgtAACCATGAGTGTATTATACCGCCTCCCGGTGGCCATGCCTGGCACACCAGATGGACCAGCACAATGAATTGAATTGGAGcactaaattatccatccattttcttggcctcttatcctcacgagggtcgcagggagcgttgaagcccatcccagctgtcaacggacaaaAAGGGGGGTACACCAacaactggtagccagccaatcgcacggcacatagagcAAAAccaccaatcacactcacaatcacacctaggggcaattttagagtgtccaatttatgtttttggggatgtgggaggaaacccacgcaggcacgggaagaagatgcaaactccacacaggctggtccgggattgaacccgggatctcagaactgtgaggccaacgttttaccagctgcacaAAATGTTTAATTCTTGATATTCACTTTAATTTAGTGATTCTGTTTTTACAAGTTACAATACTATTGTGGATGagagattgatggatggatgttttcaactTCTCAAAAAACACTGGTGGACCGGAACAGATGATTCCAAACTGACGAGGTTGGAAAATACCAACTTTTAGTGTGTAGTGTGAAAACGTTGACTGATATTTGTCAAAATCGCATTAAGACTGTGCCGTCTCACGGCgacaaatttgaacaatttatGAGATGCCAAGGAAGCCCTCTCGCAAGCCAGACAGCAGAATTGCTCTGTTAGTCCAGCGCCCGTCTTTCTATGAAGTCTTGCGGTCAGGCAACAGCTGGCAAATGATTTTCACAGGCAGCTCGAGGGCAGCTAAGACAACAGACATTCTTTTCTTACTTTTTGTCACACACCGTAGATTGAAGAGATAATGAATATTAATGtccttcccccccccacccttctcTGCACCGTGCAGCTCCAAAATATGGATAGCGTTTAAAAAGACGAGTCAATCAATGTTTATGAATGAAAACTTGTGACTCGGGTTGTCCGATCTGCTGTTCGAAGGCTCACGGTCACGATCAATGTGAGGCATGTGACTGCAGTCACacgatcgattttttttttctttttgcacggGAGAAGTCGAACAACCTCCTGACCGGAGCGGCCCGCTCACTTCCCCTCGTGACAAGCGGCGGACCGACGTAGCGCTGTTCCAACGGGGGCGATCGGCTGCCGCGTCACGCACGAAGACGAGCGGGCACGTCACACCCACGCGCCGCCGTTCACATGACGGCGAGAGGAGGGTGTGTGCGCGCGTAAACGAGATAAGGAAGTGGCGTGACGCTGAGCCAAGCGAGAATGCgttacatataaaattatttcatcTGGAGTACTGCAAGGAGGCTTCTTTTGCAAGTTTGTATAAATTGTTAGGGTTTCTTcagcaatattttttgtttatgaaaTTGCATGAAGTCATGGTCATTTcgtgaatgttggaactattaATTTTTTGTCCAACCCGATTCCAGCTTCTGCTGTATTAGTTACGATGCCCATGTCACTCAAATTAGTATGACTGTTTCTCTTTTtatcaaatttcaaattcatcatCCCATGATCAGCAAACTTATCGTTGATGATTTCCGCATTTTTTTACCCTCCTTTGATTGGTTCATCAATCAGTCAAATTTGaccctcattaaaaaaatatagatattgcACATTACTACATTTGATAAGCCTCTCTGAGGAGCACggtgtatttttattaattaattttattaaatgtattttttccttatttattgattatttattatatttatttaaatgtcgAGGCGGCACGGTTGTTCAGCTGGTAaacgatggcctcacagttctgaggacctgggttcgatttcaaaccccgcctgtgtggagtttgcatgttctccccgtcgtccctgtgtgggttttctccgggtgggcactccggtttcctcccacaccccaaaatacatgcaacattaattggacgctctaaattgccccaaggtgtgattgtgagtgcggctgtttgtctccatgtgccctgcgattggctggcgaccagttcagggtgtaccccgcctcctgcccgttgacagctgggacaggttccagcactccttgcgacccttgtgaggataagcggcaaagaaaatggatggatggaataaatgtCGATTTTGAACCGCTGCAGAGCCACAGAGAGCATGATGAGAACGGCACTCGGTAGAGCGCAGAATACTTCCGAGGCCAAcaaaaggggagaaaaaaacattacacaacGTCATATGTTTGTAGTTACTTGTGGAAAAAACAGAGAATAAAAGGCTTCTATGTGAGAGGGAAAATATTCCAACGGATAGTAGAGGcgagacttttttctttttaaaaggggggggggggagaaaaagttAGATACACCGCAACACAATTATCTCTCAGATGACCTCTAACCCTGTTAGCTGTGCAGAGCGCATCCTCAAATCGCCGTCATGTGATACCGCGACAAAGCAGGCTCCACACATCTTGGGAGTAGTTTGAAAGCATCTGCGTTGAACAATACGCACGGCAGGTTTCGCAAACCAGCGCGACACAGAAAAAGGAGAAGCGGGCTCGGCTCGCCCGGTGGGAGGACTTAACAGTTGTCGCCCGTGAGGGGAAGTGCGCACGTCAGTGCAAAGACTACAACGCGCGTTGGCCGAAAACGTTCGGGCCTCATGACGAGATACACAGAGCGGGCCGGGGGGTGGAATGTCACGGGACACGTGCTTGTGGCATCTGCAGGAAGTGACGGTGGGAGGAAAGGAAGGGAACCAGCAGTGCTAAGCCAAGCGTGTCTTTATCCAAATGACGTAATGATACTGAGACATAGAAGGCGCTCCCAGAAACTTTTACAACGTAGTCCGATATGTACAAAGTGGGGTGACTTAtaagttttcattattttggtgactgagatcattctatcaatataaagctcgtgcacctacgtcacgaAAATGACGTTGTATCACACGATGCcaagagtcttgtccgatacagttagacatttagaaggtgaaaataaacgaaggtacgttgAAAAATTAGagaaactcggcatagaggacccgtttttaatgccaaagtcgatgttttcgccgagaagaaattggacaactggatctacacgcgTATCTCgtaagtaagtcgtcgagatttacatggaaaagtttgaaagcgtataaaagtctggacgcaggCAAAATACTTAGttcctggatctgttctcatcaggaataaatcccaaacagtgacgggttgacggctcgtgaacgggGAAGTGTGCTCGGTGACACGTTAACcattgccggaatccatcaatcttttcagctagtattcaatacaaataccaatatttaattaaatgacccctggttttacacaaactctcattcattaacgatgactgggggggggggggtgtctccacggaagcgattgtggccacacttaacctccgtaaacctctgcgacagaaattgtttttttttttagtacgcattgttctcaaatgagccaatttggcattgtaaatatttctcGGTAatgtgagattgagaataataattcctacctgaaatggaGCGATCGCTACGCAGGCGTGTgcatattttggttgggcaccatccataatgtttaattgccaaaatccatcgatattttctggtattttcatctggtattccatagaatgatattTTTGAACATCCGACTAATCTGttttgacaaccaacagcacaacaactcTCGGgggatttgaaaaatctgctccggttcaacggctCCCACAGTGGAGAGCAGCTTGGTTTGCCGGGCAAACCTAGCAGTGATGTCACgtccacgagctctatagcaacATTAAGTTaatttttcccattaaaattaaACGAAATGCCACTAATCCATTCCAGCAGCCTAACAAGTGCATAATTTTTTATACTGTACTATAAAAGCATCATAGAGCGCAACAAAAGAGTACATTATTTATGCTAGGCGCCGTTTCCGTAGCACGATGGGGCAAAGGCTGTCCTGCCGCCGTTAGCAGAGAAACGAGAAGAGGACGTTTTCAAATCGTGAATTTGACTTCCAAGTTCCACCGTGCGTTATCTGGGGCCCCCGACTTAAACACCCCAAACGGAGTTCTATGTATGCCGCGTGCCGTTGCGACGTCTCACCTTAGCGGATGTCTCGAACCAGCCCAGGAAGCCCATTTCCTTGCAGAAGTTGTCCATGAGCGTCATGTTGTTGTAGCCCTCATTGTTCTGGTCGCACTTGTTGGCCAGTAGCACCGAGGGGATGGGACTTCCGTTGGCCAGCTTCACCTTGCTGTCCAGGTCGTGCTTCCACTTGGACACGGCCTCAAAGGTGGACCCCCTGGTCACGTCGAACACCACGAAGGCCCCCACCGCTTCCTTGTAGTACACCCGCGTCATGTTCCCGAAGCGTTCCTGACCTACAGCGCGGGGCAGAACTCCATTATTAGGCTTCAAAAACTCAACAATTTCACTCCCTcagcccccaaaaaaaaaaaacaaaaaaaaaaaaacatgacccaCTTTGCCGAATATGCCAGGGGCCTAATCCGCGTGGAGAAGTAATCTGCCGTCATATTAAGCCTTTTCTCTCCATATAGGCTGTCTGTGAGAACATCGAAGGCGATCCTGCACAACGGAATTAGCACCAGACAACGGGGTGGCTCAGAGGGCCACTGCTAAAATGTTGAACGACAGACTTTTCGATGCACGAAGAGCCTCGgatctcgaccacaatccgttcttgAAGGcggttcaaaaaccgaatcaaccgccgcgcgagTTGTGttatttcccgttttttttccgTGGGTTCGTTCGAATCGCCAATTATAAAGCGCGTCGTGTGCGGGTCAGCTCGTCGGGCCGCGGGCGTTATGTGATTTCCGGGTTTCTTTCGGGGGTTCGTTCTAATTGACAATGACAATGCGCGTCGTGGGTGGTTAGTTGGTCAGGCCgcacgcgttatgttatttccgggttttgtttgtggcgttcgagtaccgacttttgtttgaaaacagaagcacaaaaatctcaaatttttcattcgaaaaccgatctgttcaaaaaccgaataaACCGCCGCGCGAGTtctgttatttctgttttttttttccaggggttagttcgaattgacaataacaaagcgcgtcgtgggtcagctggtctggccgcgcacgttcagttatttccgggttttgtttgtggcgttcgagtactgattttcttatgaaaacagaagcacaaaaatctcaaatttttcctttcgaaaaccaatttgttcggaAACCGAATCGACCTCCGCGCAAGTTAtgttatttcaatgtttttttttccgggggttCGTTCggattgacaataacaaagcgcgttgtAGGTGGGTctgctggtcgggccgcgcgaaatatgttatttccgggttttgtcggggtgttcgagtaccgattttcgtccgaaaacagaagaaaaaaaaatctcaaaattttcgtttgaaaacgggTACGTTGGAGAACCGCGCCTGTActgtaataatttttaaaagaataaaaaaatgaaacggaaAATCTACTGGTCGCGCATCTGCAAGTATGTGGAGGGGGGATAACTCAAATTTTAGGCTAAAAATGCCACCATCacccaaacatgaaaaatattgaggaaaaaaatgggaaaaaaagttaattggATTTACAAAAAAGGTGAAATATGGGTCTGCTGTGCAAATAAATTGAgtcaatgaatgtttttgtgcgTGTTAACAACCGTCGGAGAGGTCTGTGCAATACTGTGTCATTCTTCTGCTAATTTAATTTAGCTGCTGTTTGACGGTGCCCCACGTACCGCACAGATGTTCTATGATCCAgctcaatccccccccccccccgaaaagcAGTTTTAACAATAACTTCTAATGGCACACATTGCTGTGTTGTGTCACCGACTCGCGTATCAACTTTCCACTCCCGCGCCGATCCGACACGCCGCTTCGTGGATTCCGCGGTGTGACGCAGAGCAGGGTGTTTGGGAGTGAATCCGCTGCGGGGGCCCAAAAGGCCTGATGCTAATTGCTCATAATTGGTAGGCTAATTTTAGCGCAGGCAACCCCAGGTGAATGCACAGGAGACACGACACAGTGCGGATAGATTCCATTTGCAGATCTCCGGCAGCAAACGGACAAAAACGACTGCAATAGAAGCAAAAGTATGCGAGGCCTCAAAATACCATATTATGCCATCAGATTGATGGCATACGCAGGCATGAAACTCAGAAAATAGCATCTCTTTTCATTGCCGCCGTGACCTCAAATCACCTAATTTAGTTATCATATCAGAGGACCAGCCGGGACAACTCGCGAGTTTTGATAGGATTAGCGTCAGTGCATGACCATTCCGAACTTTGACTTTTATGAACGTTTATGAAAACTTCACAACGGAAATGAGATTTGCGCAATTGTCACAGGATATTGTATTAATTTCTTCCCATCAGTTTCTTATCAGTGATTTTGTCGTGTTTCCCTTTGCTGCACAACTTTTAGTTGCCGATATGGAtattcgttttttttgttttttttttaaaccaatcaGAAGTCCCCCTTTTTGTTACCGTTTTACAGCGAATTTCAAAACATCTGCTGTGACCTGCAAACATTAATACTGGTAATAATCatctgtattttatatatttttgtcatgttattagATAAGTATTGATTCTGAACTACGCCAGATAATTTATGTAGCTCCATTACATGCTTTTAAATTGGGGTTTTGTGTagtattggtgttttttttttataattgcgAGGTGATCATGCAAGGCCCACATGCCAAAATGCATGGCCCGCCGCCGCTGGAacaagagaaacatttttttaattttgcaaccGCGACGGACCCCTGCTTTGATTTTGTGACACACGCCGTCATTAACGCTCGATCGATAATCGGAGCGAGCCAGTCGGCCGGTCAGAGCGTCCTCCTCCAGGGAATGTCTCCGAAGACTCGCATCGAGCGATTCTATCGACGCGCTGGTGCGCACGCACGAGCGCTAGCCGTTCATGCTAATGACTTACGCCGGGGTATTGACGCAGGACACAAGTCTCAAATGTTAAATCACGGCGACGTCCGGCACGCATGACCTCTTGTACTTACATGATGATTTATTGAAAGGATAAAATGTAGGGATGACGTTTAAACGTGTGCAGCTGTAGCTGTTTAGTTACAAAGCTATCAACATTATCTAGCGATCCACTTAGTTAGCTAGTAAGCAGAACGATTTAGCTAgttcaatttgatttgatttagaGTTACTTAGCTAGTAGCCGTCTGGTCAACATAAggataacatttaaaatgtgaatctaaTCTTTTGCTAATGTTCATACCAACGTTATTGTTCAAAGTAGTGCTAGTATCTATTGTAAcgtaatttgatttgatttaaggAGTTATTTTGCTAGTAGCCGTCTGGTCAACATAAGGACACAATATTTCAATCAGATAACCCATGTCGGAGGTCTTCGCTTCACCGAATgccaattctattttttttttttttacaaaaccgACGCATTGTTCCAACGAATAAATGAGCTAACGAGTGTCATATGCCGATAACCCAATTAGCATATGAATGGGCTAAAGACAGCGTGAGCCTGCGCGCGCACTGTACAAACTCGCACATGCGCTACATTCGACTACAAACGACGCA
This genomic window from Syngnathoides biaculeatus isolate LvHL_M chromosome 23, ASM1980259v1, whole genome shotgun sequence contains:
- the rab32a gene encoding ras-related protein Rab-32a, with amino-acid sequence MAGGSVSECKEYLFKVLVIGELGVGKTSIIKRYVHQLFSQHYRATIGVDFALKVLNWDSKTLVRLQLWDIAGQERFGNMTRVYYKEAVGAFVVFDVTRGSTFEAVSKWKHDLDSKVKLANGSPIPSVLLANKCDQNNEGYNNMTLMDNFCKEMGFLGWFETSAKDNVNVDKAAKFLVENILANDKGLPHEESNGDRIKLDQDTVAAESKPGCC